One window of Sphingobacteriales bacterium genomic DNA carries:
- a CDS encoding amidinotransferase — MDTRENLVLNKNTSSLENGQHYSEFEDPKSHFQHKIFVTSEIGQLQRLLVHSPDAGIGKVVPRKSQDWLYDDIVDIDKMRAEYNEYLQVLLWFLDPDAIRGKEITEDFFKPAKKGDYFNSDKVVEIEHLLIKILDISDVRQRLVTHVCAAEKCSLRVINRLLELDTELLARVLITGVISTDKIDEFIFPPIPNLIFTRDIGIVINDFLLLTKPAQDARIREAIITKYIAAYALFPNIGEFENRVIEIEGDKSFLLHETNSSNISTIEGGDVMMISPEHLLIGCSERTSPKGIENTIRQLFRRNVVQKVTVVKIPSKRDYMHIDTVFTQVKRNMWVVFGQFLDQSHDVKGKFISEVVSRNSVSQAELKVNITQFLRKPTLKGYTIKINKVKTLQKLFRQISLDDFGSRECKIIRCAGGRFPYDEREQWTDACNLLALREGVVIGYDRNKETEKEFVKRGFTLLKSSDFIARMKAGDKLEDVLKGDTLILLPSSELSRARGGSHCMSMPLLRNSWLT, encoded by the coding sequence ATGGATACCAGAGAAAATTTAGTCTTAAACAAGAACACATCATCACTTGAAAATGGCCAACATTATTCAGAATTTGAAGATCCCAAAAGTCATTTTCAACACAAGATTTTTGTTACATCTGAAATTGGTCAATTACAACGTTTGTTAGTACATAGCCCGGATGCAGGTATTGGTAAAGTTGTTCCCAGAAAGTCTCAGGACTGGCTTTACGATGATATTGTTGATATAGACAAAATGAGGGCGGAGTACAACGAATATTTACAAGTATTGCTTTGGTTTTTAGATCCGGATGCAATTCGGGGAAAAGAAATCACCGAAGATTTTTTCAAACCGGCTAAAAAAGGAGACTATTTTAATTCAGATAAAGTAGTTGAAATAGAACACTTATTGATAAAAATTTTAGATATTTCTGATGTTCGTCAACGATTAGTTACCCATGTTTGCGCCGCAGAAAAATGTAGCCTTAGAGTAATTAACCGTTTGCTTGAATTGGATACCGAGTTGTTGGCAAGAGTGTTAATAACGGGGGTCATCTCAACAGACAAAATTGATGAGTTTATTTTTCCTCCAATCCCTAATCTGATTTTTACCCGAGATATCGGAATTGTTATCAATGACTTTTTATTGCTCACAAAACCGGCTCAAGATGCCCGTATCCGGGAAGCCATCATTACCAAATATATTGCTGCATACGCTTTATTCCCAAATATTGGCGAATTTGAAAACAGAGTCATAGAAATTGAAGGCGATAAGAGTTTTTTGTTGCACGAAACTAATTCTTCCAATATATCTACTATTGAAGGGGGAGATGTGATGATGATCAGCCCTGAACATTTGTTGATTGGTTGTAGTGAGCGTACTTCTCCAAAAGGTATAGAGAATACCATTCGACAATTATTTCGCCGCAATGTTGTTCAAAAGGTAACAGTGGTCAAAATTCCATCGAAACGCGATTATATGCATATTGATACAGTGTTTACTCAGGTTAAACGCAATATGTGGGTGGTGTTTGGTCAGTTTTTAGACCAAAGTCACGATGTAAAAGGGAAATTTATTTCAGAAGTAGTTTCCCGTAACAGCGTTTCTCAGGCAGAGTTAAAAGTTAATATTACGCAGTTTCTCAGAAAACCAACTTTAAAGGGTTATACCATTAAAATCAACAAGGTTAAAACGCTCCAAAAACTGTTTCGTCAAATTAGTTTGGATGATTTCGGTTCACGCGAATGCAAAATTATTCGATGTGCAGGAGGAAGATTTCCTTATGACGAAAGGGAACAATGGACAGATGCCTGTAACCTTTTGGCACTTCGGGAAGGTGTTGTGATTGGTTATGACAGAAATAAGGAAACTGAAAAAGAGTTTGTAAAAAGAGGTTTTACGCTTTTAAAATCTTCTGATTTTATTGCCCGGATGAAAGCAGGTGACAAGTTGGAAGATGTATTGAAAGGAGATACTTTGATACTTCTGCCTTCATCCGAATTATCCCGGGCAAGAGGAGGTTCTCATTGTATGAGTATGCCTTTGCTCAGAAATTCATGGTTAACTTAA
- a CDS encoding arginine decarboxylase: MTNRYIDLIEQTFDPAEGFKVIDGCLYFHDVPLKKLVEEYGTPLRLTYLPKISSQIQKAKHLFELAYQKNQYDKPYRYCFCTKSSHFSYVLNEALKNDIHLEISSNYDIDLLYNLYSEGKISKDTFVICNGFKPREYIRRISELINQGHHNVIGVIDNMEELNFYSKYLDPNVECKIGIRVAAEEEPTFEFYTSRLGVRYKDILPFYENVVKKNPRFKLNMLHFFINTGIKDDTYYWNELVKLIHMYCELKKACPELTMLNIGGGLPIRYSLDSNIDYEYLINEIVYQIKDICERQQVDTPEIFTEFGSFTVGESGAIIFTVLAEKHQNDRESWYMLDGSMMTTLPDIYGIKQRFILLPINKWNYPYQTVTIGGLSCDGNDFYSSKLHRNNLYLPCLNQEGKGVPAEAEDEKLYLGFFHVGAYQESLSGFGGIKHCLLPSPKHVLIQRDSETGEITTELFSQEQTAGSMLKILGYAVQPEFAMQEAD; the protein is encoded by the coding sequence ATGACAAACAGGTATATTGACTTAATAGAGCAAACCTTTGATCCTGCCGAAGGTTTTAAAGTGATTGACGGTTGTTTGTACTTTCATGATGTCCCTCTCAAAAAACTGGTAGAAGAATACGGCACTCCTCTCCGTTTAACTTACCTGCCAAAAATCAGTTCTCAAATACAGAAAGCAAAGCATTTGTTTGAGTTGGCGTATCAAAAAAACCAGTACGACAAGCCTTACCGTTATTGTTTTTGCACAAAAAGTTCTCACTTTTCTTATGTGTTGAACGAAGCTTTAAAGAATGATATTCATCTCGAAATATCTTCCAACTATGATATTGACCTCTTATATAATTTGTATTCCGAGGGCAAAATATCTAAAGACACCTTTGTTATTTGCAACGGTTTTAAACCCCGCGAATACATTCGCCGCATCAGTGAGTTAATCAATCAGGGGCACCATAATGTAATAGGGGTGATTGATAACATGGAGGAACTTAATTTTTATTCGAAATATTTAGACCCCAATGTTGAATGTAAAATAGGCATCAGAGTTGCTGCAGAAGAAGAGCCAACTTTCGAGTTTTATACTTCAAGACTTGGTGTGCGCTACAAAGACATTCTTCCTTTTTATGAAAATGTAGTCAAGAAGAATCCCCGTTTCAAGTTAAACATGCTGCATTTCTTTATCAATACGGGGATTAAAGACGACACCTATTACTGGAATGAGTTGGTGAAACTGATACATATGTATTGTGAGCTAAAAAAAGCCTGCCCTGAGTTAACGATGCTTAATATAGGTGGAGGTCTTCCAATTCGATATTCTCTTGATTCTAATATTGATTATGAATATCTCATTAATGAAATAGTCTATCAGATCAAAGATATATGTGAAAGACAACAGGTGGATACACCAGAAATTTTTACAGAGTTCGGCAGTTTTACGGTTGGTGAAAGTGGTGCAATTATTTTCACAGTTTTAGCAGAAAAACATCAGAATGATCGGGAGTCCTGGTACATGCTCGATGGTTCCATGATGACAACTTTGCCCGATATCTATGGCATCAAGCAAAGATTTATTTTATTGCCAATCAACAAATGGAACTATCCTTACCAAACCGTCACCATTGGTGGGTTGAGTTGCGATGGCAATGATTTCTACAGTTCAAAACTACATCGCAATAATTTGTATCTACCCTGTTTAAATCAAGAAGGAAAAGGAGTTCCGGCCGAAGCCGAAGATGAAAAGTTGTATCTTGGTTTTTTCCATGTTGGAGCATATCAGGAATCATTGTCCGGCTTTGGAGGCATTAAACATTGTTTGTTGCCAAGCCCTAAGCATGTATTAATACAACGGGATTCTGAAACCGGTGAAATAACCACCGAGTTGTTTTCACAGGAACAGACAGCCGGTTCTATGTTGAAAATTTTGGGCTATGCTGTTCAACCTGAATTTGCGATGCAGGAAGCGGATTAA
- a CDS encoding DUF3298 and DUF4163 domain-containing protein, whose protein sequence is MKRFTLLFLILFSFNYSCKQTTTANLPDEKLSGNINHTVQTTDAAVNSEEEDGYYRQFEGKIGTAAIKMFLVKTGNKLYGNYLYTKIGELIELSPRGNDENIDQNGNFTLFEFTTNKQGEYTQTGTFNGQLLKEGKVIGNWTSADEKKNLNFELTSIVSKSSSEVSISKVEKQEGSCNPDEEESVCAHFEVIFPKLKQTADRDNQVTQLINSTIRKVLAETMPTEQSTPPDQAAVEFINDFKNQESDYRIGWEYQLTTEIYHNANNILSIGFDSYIFTGGAHPNYSESYYNFNLKNGQLIELDDFLLPNYSTRLTKLIESKIRVLYNIGPNTPLSEAGFMEDKLELNNNFSISLAGITFLYNPYEIAPYVMGEQRIFISFNEIKDLVKPDGLISWRL, encoded by the coding sequence ATGAAACGATTCACACTACTCTTTCTGATCCTTTTTAGCTTCAACTATTCCTGTAAACAAACTACTACTGCAAACCTTCCTGATGAGAAATTATCCGGAAATATAAACCATACTGTTCAAACTACAGATGCTGCTGTAAATAGTGAAGAAGAAGACGGATATTATCGCCAATTTGAAGGAAAAATTGGAACGGCAGCCATTAAAATGTTTTTGGTGAAAACCGGAAACAAACTATATGGCAATTACTTATATACCAAAATAGGTGAATTGATAGAATTAAGCCCAAGAGGTAACGACGAAAACATAGATCAAAACGGAAATTTTACCCTCTTTGAATTTACAACCAACAAACAAGGTGAATACACACAAACCGGAACTTTTAACGGTCAGTTATTGAAGGAAGGAAAAGTTATAGGAAATTGGACAAGTGCTGACGAAAAAAAGAATCTTAATTTTGAATTGACCTCAATAGTCTCAAAAAGTTCTTCAGAAGTTTCTATTTCAAAAGTTGAAAAACAAGAAGGCTCCTGTAACCCGGATGAAGAGGAATCTGTTTGTGCTCATTTTGAAGTTATCTTCCCAAAATTAAAGCAAACTGCTGATCGAGATAATCAGGTAACTCAACTTATCAACTCGACCATCCGGAAAGTTCTTGCAGAAACTATGCCAACTGAACAATCAACTCCTCCAGATCAGGCAGCAGTCGAATTTATAAATGATTTTAAAAATCAGGAATCAGATTACAGAATAGGCTGGGAATATCAATTGACAACCGAAATTTATCACAATGCCAACAATATTCTAAGTATAGGATTTGACAGCTATATTTTTACCGGAGGCGCACACCCCAATTATTCAGAATCTTACTATAATTTCAATCTTAAAAATGGCCAACTTATAGAACTTGACGATTTTTTACTTCCTAATTACTCCACAAGACTGACAAAATTAATTGAATCTAAAATCAGAGTTTTATATAATATTGGGCCAAATACCCCACTTTCTGAGGCCGGTTTTATGGAAGATAAATTAGAATTAAACAACAACTTTTCAATATCATTGGCAGGAATTACATTTTTGTACAATCCCTATGAAATTGCTCCTTATGTCATGGGCGAGCAAAGAATATTCATCTCATTTAACGAAATCAAAGATTTAGTTAAACCTGACGGATTGATTTCATGGAGACTTTAG
- a CDS encoding DUF4856 domain-containing protein, which translates to MKQRQVIFLLFGIILLCTSCVQQEKGCTDPVALNYNPNAMQDNGECLYVLPVPSIYEFKRGNQNSVSYLPQIVLNLLIETICKTIEKTALPGATPIDIADLLEIYQQTDYNNNILSEVAPYSPSYSQFTQIASSQRLASNVINTYKADSMLMSWFDTIATRSQNSVFLGTPEVYTTSSGLNLKEAVRITLYTSVLMANSIQKVSNISSQSNSAFVYSKNYTPMENSWDSAFGFFGASVFYSLYTDEAWDAQPYHDYNGDLLIDFTTEYNFGFANLAVYRDLIDDADIDFTGVLFEAWTGGRTAITNQSDVLRSQFREIILSEWQRLIAASVVHHLNGLKSEMLYYGTPEQNIEQLNQDWSGLWMYLLSIKYFTNPEINVQNQLNLLGNSPVYAESGSTEYENYLIKLNQISAAIQQGYSFTDLQMQNW; encoded by the coding sequence ATGAAACAAAGGCAAGTCATATTTTTATTGTTTGGAATAATACTGCTTTGCACAAGTTGTGTTCAACAGGAAAAAGGTTGTACCGATCCGGTAGCATTGAATTATAACCCAAATGCAATGCAAGACAATGGCGAATGTTTGTATGTATTGCCTGTTCCTTCAATTTATGAGTTCAAAAGGGGTAATCAAAATTCTGTCAGTTACCTTCCCCAAATAGTACTCAATTTGCTGATAGAAACTATTTGTAAAACAATAGAAAAAACAGCGCTACCCGGAGCAACTCCCATAGATATAGCCGATTTGCTGGAGATATATCAACAAACTGATTACAATAATAACATTTTAAGTGAAGTAGCCCCTTATTCTCCATCTTACTCACAGTTTACACAAATTGCAAGTTCTCAACGGTTAGCATCCAATGTCATAAATACATACAAGGCTGATTCTATGTTAATGTCGTGGTTTGATACAATTGCAACACGTTCTCAAAATAGTGTCTTTTTGGGAACCCCTGAAGTTTATACAACGTCTTCAGGTCTGAATTTAAAAGAAGCCGTCAGAATTACCTTATATACATCCGTTTTAATGGCTAACTCAATTCAAAAAGTAAGCAACATCAGTTCACAATCCAATTCTGCTTTCGTCTATTCTAAAAATTATACTCCGATGGAAAATTCCTGGGACAGTGCTTTTGGATTTTTTGGTGCATCGGTGTTTTATTCACTTTACACAGATGAAGCTTGGGATGCCCAACCATATCATGATTATAACGGAGACCTGTTGATTGATTTCACTACAGAATATAATTTCGGGTTCGCTAATTTGGCAGTTTATCGGGATTTAATAGATGATGCAGATATTGATTTCACCGGAGTTTTATTTGAGGCATGGACCGGAGGAAGAACTGCAATAACCAATCAGTCTGATGTATTGAGATCTCAGTTTCGAGAAATAATTCTATCTGAATGGCAACGATTGATTGCTGCCAGTGTAGTACATCATTTGAATGGGTTAAAGTCTGAAATGCTATATTATGGTACACCGGAACAGAATATCGAACAGCTAAATCAGGATTGGTCCGGTTTATGGATGTATTTGTTATCAATAAAATACTTTACAAATCCTGAAATCAATGTTCAAAATCAGTTAAATCTTTTGGGAAATTCACCTGTATATGCAGAATCAGGGAGCACCGAGTATGAAAACTACCTGATAAAACTAAATCAGATAAGCGCAGCCATACAGCAAGGATATTCATTTACTGATTTACAAATGCAAAATTGGTAG
- the glmM gene encoding phosphoglucosamine mutase produces MTLIKSISGIRGTIGGLAGENLTPPDLVKFTSAFGIWLLNQNKTETPKVVLGRDARISGEMVNRLVSGTLMSLGIEVIDLGMATTPTVEIAVVAEQATGGIVLSASHNPAQWNALKLLNEKGEFISDEEGKALLKIAEEGNFSYLDVMKIGLYHKKYNYLKTHIAQIVALPLVNVKAIEDRNFTILVDGINSVGGIAVPALLHALGVKNIVEVNCRPTGQFAHNPEPLPEHLVSTALDVVSSKSDLGIVVDPDVDRLAFITEKGLMFGEEYTLVAVADYVLQEQTGNTVSNLSSTSALRDVTLKAGGKYFTSAVGEVNVVAKMKEVNAIIGGEGNGGVIYPALHYGRDALVGIALFLSYLAVSGKTCSSLRDKYPDYHLSKNKIDLRLFDQVNPDEVLNALKQKYERYPITDIDGLRIDFEQGWVHLRKSNTEPIIRIYAESASETIANTMAKHLISQIKEMLSG; encoded by the coding sequence TTGACACTGATTAAATCTATATCAGGAATAAGAGGAACTATAGGCGGCTTGGCCGGAGAAAACCTAACCCCTCCTGATTTGGTAAAATTTACATCAGCTTTTGGTATCTGGTTATTAAATCAGAATAAAACGGAAACTCCGAAAGTAGTACTTGGAAGGGATGCACGTATATCTGGTGAAATGGTCAACCGATTGGTGAGTGGAACTTTGATGAGTTTAGGAATAGAAGTCATTGATCTCGGAATGGCAACAACTCCAACTGTTGAAATTGCAGTTGTAGCTGAGCAGGCAACCGGCGGAATTGTATTGTCTGCAAGCCATAATCCTGCACAATGGAATGCACTTAAATTGCTTAATGAAAAAGGTGAGTTTATAAGCGATGAAGAAGGTAAAGCATTATTAAAAATAGCAGAAGAAGGAAATTTTAGCTATTTAGATGTCATGAAAATTGGTCTTTACCATAAAAAATACAATTACCTAAAAACGCATATTGCCCAAATTGTTGCATTGCCTTTAGTCAATGTTAAAGCGATTGAAGACCGCAACTTTACTATTTTGGTTGACGGTATAAATTCTGTTGGCGGAATTGCCGTACCGGCATTGTTACATGCATTAGGTGTGAAAAATATTGTTGAGGTCAATTGTCGCCCGACCGGCCAGTTTGCTCATAATCCTGAGCCCTTACCCGAACATTTAGTTTCTACGGCATTAGACGTTGTGAGCTCTAAATCTGATCTTGGAATTGTCGTAGATCCCGATGTGGACAGGTTGGCATTTATTACCGAAAAAGGTTTAATGTTTGGTGAAGAATATACTTTGGTGGCTGTAGCAGATTATGTTCTTCAGGAACAAACGGGGAATACTGTTTCGAATCTTTCATCTACCAGTGCTTTGCGGGATGTTACTTTAAAAGCAGGAGGTAAATATTTCACATCGGCTGTTGGAGAGGTGAATGTCGTTGCAAAAATGAAAGAGGTCAATGCGATTATAGGTGGTGAAGGAAACGGGGGAGTGATTTATCCTGCATTACATTATGGAAGAGACGCATTGGTGGGTATTGCCTTATTTTTGTCCTATTTAGCTGTTTCCGGAAAAACCTGTTCTTCTTTACGGGATAAATATCCGGATTATCATCTATCCAAAAATAAAATTGATCTCAGATTATTTGACCAAGTCAACCCTGATGAAGTGTTGAATGCATTAAAACAAAAGTATGAACGCTATCCTATAACCGACATTGATGGTTTGAGAATAGATTTTGAACAAGGTTGGGTACATTTGAGAAAATCCAATACAGAGCCTATTATCAGGATTTATGCAGAAAGCGCATCCGAAACCATTGCCAACACAATGGCAAAGCATTTAATCAGTCAGATTAAGGAAATGCTGTCAGGTTAG
- a CDS encoding carboxypeptidase regulatory-like domain-containing protein, giving the protein MSNRVNMISATHVFCTENAAETASVPAILTIVTNVGNRLVLINSLNQISVGTSEGVTLDTNLLRATMVNLAFKCASGTATYASISENNTLAALVKVNLSDLGKTKKADIDDVCQNIHDAADTNIANLADYGILPADVTALQTSIDIYRASFQNPRQAIIDKKQANKQIRENVKYITKTLFSNQLDNLFNLFLTTNPQLVSAYKDARIIIDLGTTNAKIRGTVLDINDVPLQNVEVKVVSAGTQNVIKSVFTDIKGKYSVTKLPAGFVDITWRLAGYDTITENNLKIVAGREYQRKKVMIQSVV; this is encoded by the coding sequence ATGTCGAACAGAGTTAACATGATCTCTGCCACCCACGTTTTTTGCACAGAAAATGCTGCCGAAACAGCCAGTGTGCCCGCAATCCTGACCATAGTAACCAATGTAGGAAACAGGTTGGTACTTATTAATTCGCTGAATCAAATTTCTGTCGGGACATCAGAAGGCGTAACGTTAGATACCAATTTATTGAGGGCGACCATGGTAAATTTGGCATTTAAATGTGCTTCGGGAACTGCGACTTATGCGAGTATTTCTGAAAACAACACGCTTGCCGCTTTGGTAAAAGTAAACTTATCTGACCTTGGGAAAACAAAAAAGGCAGATATTGACGATGTTTGCCAGAATATTCACGACGCTGCCGATACAAATATTGCTAACTTGGCCGATTACGGAATTCTTCCTGCCGATGTGACGGCACTTCAAACAAGTATTGACATTTACAGGGCATCTTTTCAAAACCCGCGACAGGCTATTATTGACAAGAAACAAGCTAACAAGCAAATCAGAGAAAACGTTAAATATATTACTAAGACTTTGTTTTCTAACCAATTGGACAATCTGTTCAACTTATTTTTAACGACCAATCCTCAGCTTGTGAGCGCTTATAAAGATGCGCGTATAATTATTGACCTTGGAACAACCAATGCTAAAATTCGCGGAACAGTTCTTGATATCAACGACGTTCCTCTGCAAAATGTAGAAGTAAAAGTTGTCAGCGCCGGCACTCAAAACGTTATTAAAAGCGTGTTTACCGATATTAAAGGAAAATACAGTGTTACCAAACTGCCTGCGGGATTTGTAGATATAACCTGGCGTTTGGCGGGTTACGACACCATAACCGAAAATAATCTTAAAATTGTAGCAGGCAGAGAGTATCAAAGAAAAAAAGTAATGATACAGTCGGTTGTTTAA
- a CDS encoding menaquinone biosynthesis protein, which produces MQAKIIISAVSYLNTKPFLFGLKKTGLIHNIDLQLEVPAKTADKLKNGLAHIGLVPVAVLPQLQHHKIITDFCIGSVGDVKTVALYSQVPLSEIRKIYLDYQSRTSVQLIRILSENYWKLTDIEFIPATKHYEHQINGTTAGVIIGDRTIEWAPKFNYQYDLSRAWYEFTGLPFVFASWVTITDLPDGFENSLNNAFRLGLNSIDEVVKLYHSDYNLDFDLHEYYTRFISYEFDQQKRNGLELFLSYLNKNSAVNTIPATKLVR; this is translated from the coding sequence ATGCAGGCAAAAATAATTATATCTGCGGTATCATATCTGAATACTAAACCATTTTTATTTGGTCTGAAGAAAACCGGCTTAATTCACAATATTGACCTTCAACTGGAAGTTCCGGCTAAAACAGCAGATAAATTAAAGAATGGGTTGGCTCATATTGGTTTAGTTCCTGTGGCTGTATTACCGCAACTTCAACATCACAAAATCATTACCGACTTTTGTATTGGTTCAGTGGGTGATGTAAAGACTGTAGCTCTTTATAGTCAGGTACCTTTAAGTGAGATTAGAAAAATCTATTTAGATTACCAATCCAGAACTTCAGTTCAATTGATCAGAATCCTGAGCGAAAACTACTGGAAACTCACGGATATTGAATTTATACCCGCAACAAAACATTACGAACATCAAATCAACGGCACAACAGCAGGGGTAATAATTGGGGACAGAACAATTGAATGGGCTCCTAAATTTAACTATCAATATGATTTAAGCCGAGCATGGTATGAATTTACCGGACTTCCTTTTGTTTTTGCCTCCTGGGTTACAATTACCGATTTACCAGATGGATTTGAAAACTCACTGAATAACGCGTTTAGGCTTGGGTTAAACTCTATAGATGAAGTTGTTAAACTTTATCATTCGGATTATAACCTTGACTTTGATCTTCATGAGTATTATACCAGATTTATCAGCTACGAATTTGACCAACAAAAAAGAAATGGATTGGAGTTGTTTTTGAGCTATCTAAACAAAAACTCTGCTGTCAATACAATTCCTGCTACCAAACTTGTCCGGTAA